In Deinococcus reticulitermitis, a single window of DNA contains:
- a CDS encoding phospho-N-acetylmuramoyl-pentapeptide-transferase codes for MMLFAALLSWFLVGLFIHYSKRLGWGQPVRKDGPQTHLAKEGTPTAGGVPFVAALLIMFLVLAVTGGLSGPNASREVLILLAALGMGVIGGLDDLLKIRSRSKGSGKKELLAREKFPLQLLVAFVFAFFAAPLASHQLFAGFALIGGYPLWDMLLIALVMVASVNAFNFTDGIDGLLAGVGIIVLLPLVALSPVAALLVAVLLGFLWFNAHPARVFMGDMGSHVIGAVAAGAYILYADLWLLPVAALIPVVAALSVIIQVAYFKRTGKRVFRMSPIHHHFELSGWPETHVTVRFWVITAAMTSLAWWLLGGRP; via the coding sequence ATGATGCTATTCGCCGCGCTGCTGTCGTGGTTTCTCGTGGGCCTCTTCATCCACTACAGCAAGCGCCTCGGCTGGGGCCAGCCGGTTCGTAAGGACGGCCCGCAGACCCACCTCGCCAAGGAAGGCACCCCCACGGCGGGCGGCGTGCCCTTCGTGGCGGCGCTGCTGATCATGTTCTTGGTGCTCGCCGTCACCGGGGGGTTGAGTGGCCCGAACGCTTCCCGCGAAGTCCTGATCCTGCTCGCCGCGCTCGGCATGGGCGTGATCGGCGGCCTCGACGACCTGCTCAAGATCCGCTCGCGGAGTAAGGGAAGTGGCAAAAAGGAACTGCTCGCCCGCGAGAAATTCCCGCTGCAACTGCTCGTCGCCTTCGTGTTCGCCTTTTTCGCGGCGCCGCTCGCCAGCCATCAACTGTTTGCCGGCTTCGCTCTTATCGGCGGCTACCCGCTGTGGGACATGCTCCTGATCGCGCTGGTGATGGTGGCGAGCGTGAACGCCTTCAACTTCACCGACGGCATCGACGGTCTGCTCGCGGGGGTGGGCATCATCGTGCTGCTGCCCCTCGTCGCGCTTTCGCCGGTCGCGGCGCTGCTCGTCGCGGTGCTGCTGGGCTTTTTGTGGTTCAACGCCCACCCGGCGCGCGTGTTCATGGGCGACATGGGCAGCCACGTGATCGGGGCGGTGGCGGCGGGGGCCTACATCCTCTACGCTGACCTCTGGCTGCTGCCGGTCGCGGCGCTGATTCCGGTGGTCGCCGCGCTAAGCGTCATCATTCAGGTCGCCTACTTCAAGCGCACCGGCAAGCGCGTGTTCCGCATGAGCCCGATTCACCACCACTTCGAGCTGAGCGGCTGGCCCGAGACGCACGTCACCGTCCGCTTCTGGGTCATCACGGCGGCGATGACCTCGCTCGCGTGGTGGCTGCTCGGCGGCAGGCCCTAA
- a CDS encoding class I SAM-dependent rRNA methyltransferase: MTLPASLSALLARRAPLAAQGTTFYRAAHTTETDGRYALDVAGDAGVLSLYADLTPEEEQALAESCARAGELRSVYLKRRPPEARHLANVAREWLSPPQPVWGAPQPEVTVLEQGVPYLIRPGADLSLGLFADARPARAWVRAHAPERVLNTFAYTCGFGLSAALGGAEVVKNVDLSRRVLAWGRENYALSGLAAPEEDFLYGDVFGWLGRLHKRGDRFGLVILDPPGFARSRAGTWRADKDYGRLVRAAAGVTESGGQLLALLNHAGVSAASLEQLVGAGLEAAGRRGRLGARFGAGEDYPGATHLKVQVWTLD; encoded by the coding sequence GTGACCCTGCCCGCCTCCCTGAGCGCGCTCCTTGCCCGCCGCGCCCCCCTCGCCGCGCAGGGCACCACCTTTTACCGCGCGGCGCACACCACCGAGACGGACGGAAGGTACGCGCTCGACGTAGCGGGCGACGCCGGGGTGCTGAGCCTGTACGCCGACCTCACGCCAGAAGAGGAGCAGGCCCTGGCTGAAAGCTGCGCGCGAGCGGGAGAGCTGCGGAGCGTCTACCTCAAGCGCCGCCCGCCTGAGGCGCGGCACCTCGCCAACGTGGCGCGGGAGTGGCTCTCGCCGCCGCAGCCGGTCTGGGGCGCGCCACAGCCCGAGGTGACGGTCCTCGAACAGGGGGTGCCGTACCTGATCCGGCCCGGCGCCGACCTCAGCCTCGGCCTCTTCGCCGACGCGAGGCCGGCGCGGGCCTGGGTGCGGGCGCATGCGCCGGAGCGGGTACTGAACACCTTCGCCTACACCTGCGGCTTCGGACTGAGCGCCGCGCTCGGGGGAGCGGAGGTGGTCAAGAACGTGGACCTCTCACGCCGGGTACTCGCCTGGGGCCGCGAGAACTACGCGCTCTCGGGGCTGGCGGCGCCGGAGGAGGATTTTCTGTACGGCGACGTGTTCGGGTGGCTGGGGCGGCTGCACAAACGGGGGGACCGCTTCGGTTTGGTCATCCTCGATCCGCCGGGCTTCGCGCGCAGCCGGGCCGGAACCTGGCGGGCCGACAAGGATTATGGCCGGCTGGTGAGGGCAGCGGCGGGCGTGACCGAATCGGGCGGACAGCTCCTCGCGCTGCTGAACCACGCGGGCGTCTCTGCTGCCAGTCTGGAGCAGCTCGTCGGCGCGGGACTGGAGGCGGCGGGCCGGCGCGGGCGACTTGGGGCACGTTTCGGCGCGGGTGAGGATTACCCCGGCGCCACGCACCTCAAGGTGCAGGTGTGGACGCTGGACTGA
- a CDS encoding thioredoxin family protein, protein MTQNQASEQPQVLQPLTTPEEVDQFLRDYPLAAVFKAGTCHKTMQGFGVLETFLQKHELPVGYIRVVDWRPASNHVAEMTGLVHHSPQLILFKDGQAQYEVNNWDITPEALGPVFAAQVPPRSGAGGVATDDNVEPYRRLMRAYLDGGLSEWAFQDQYVTLFRDDASLRSQREFDLLSRLFGDPDAYHGGLHQLGAPQERGDLRARVQALLNELGS, encoded by the coding sequence ATGACGCAGAATCAAGCCAGTGAACAGCCCCAGGTGCTGCAACCCCTGACGACCCCCGAGGAGGTCGATCAGTTCCTGAGGGACTACCCCCTCGCCGCCGTGTTCAAGGCGGGCACCTGTCATAAGACGATGCAGGGCTTCGGCGTGCTCGAGACCTTCCTGCAAAAGCACGAGCTGCCGGTCGGCTACATCCGCGTGGTGGACTGGCGCCCGGCGAGCAACCACGTCGCGGAAATGACCGGACTGGTGCACCACAGCCCGCAGCTCATCTTGTTCAAGGACGGTCAGGCGCAGTACGAGGTCAACAACTGGGACATCACCCCTGAGGCCCTCGGACCGGTCTTCGCCGCGCAGGTGCCCCCCCGCAGCGGCGCGGGCGGCGTGGCGACCGACGACAATGTCGAGCCCTACCGCCGGCTGATGCGTGCCTACCTGGACGGGGGGCTCAGCGAGTGGGCCTTCCAGGACCAGTACGTGACGCTGTTTCGCGACGACGCGAGTCTGCGCTCACAGCGCGAGTTCGATCTGCTCTCGCGGCTGTTCGGTGATCCCGACGCATACCACGGCGGGCTGCATCAGCTCGGTGCGCCGCAGGAGCGCGGGGACCTGCGGGCGCGGGTGCAGGCACTGCTGAACGAGCTCGGCAGCTGA
- a CDS encoding HAMP domain-containing protein, with protein MKYTVLIRQPVPDAVRPELEGQLVSRFQLTPEQAARLAARRAGQLMKPTSQARAALLLEVFSGVGAQVSLEEVREEGSSLLGSPLAPISPPSSDGLGATPLGAAEGEGWGSAAVPIQDRLSGVDPAVQDDPFAAPAAEPLPTTLVTAAPIPPLAADPGVADPGLPDWARAPGPRTERPLGRVAASSPGTAVAVKEPPVHGHSEAAGSVPAATSGGSDDWADFAGALSLPESAPAPRPASDAPRQPTEFLTEVSEGAAVTTRPRSTVTQQIQLGALLPLVVSSTLMMGVLALSLPRIQTRLVQDNARSLASVVASNLNASSAAQLKVQLENVTRAPGVSFARVSLPGGEAYLRADGDLDGAALKKVLDPWIANGKSAGTLNVGGERYVVSRVSVVRDAQNQVLAVPVGEEAGRTVLRRASVGLVGAQAASALSQTLTLLALLTLLGLGLAWWLANLAARRITGPLERLVEVAHAISLGDLTRPVRMERNDEIGDLAQALERMRLSLEAAMDRLRRRKRG; from the coding sequence ATGAAGTACACGGTCCTGATTCGCCAACCTGTCCCTGACGCTGTCCGCCCTGAACTCGAGGGGCAGCTCGTGAGCCGCTTTCAACTGACGCCGGAGCAGGCGGCGCGGCTGGCGGCCCGCCGTGCGGGCCAGTTGATGAAGCCGACCTCGCAGGCCCGCGCGGCCTTGCTGCTCGAGGTGTTCAGCGGCGTCGGCGCGCAGGTCTCGCTTGAGGAGGTCCGGGAGGAGGGCAGCAGCCTTCTCGGATCGCCGCTGGCACCCATTTCGCCGCCCTCCTCCGACGGACTCGGGGCGACGCCGCTGGGCGCTGCCGAGGGAGAAGGCTGGGGGAGCGCAGCAGTCCCGATTCAGGACCGCCTGAGCGGGGTTGACCCAGCGGTCCAAGATGATCCTTTCGCCGCGCCGGCAGCTGAACCGCTGCCCACCACTCTGGTCACCGCCGCACCGATCCCGCCTCTAGCAGCGGACCCGGGCGTCGCCGACCCCGGGCTCCCTGACTGGGCGAGGGCGCCCGGACCGCGCACCGAGAGGCCGCTGGGCCGGGTGGCGGCTTCCAGCCCCGGAACCGCAGTTGCTGTCAAGGAACCGCCGGTGCATGGCCACAGCGAGGCGGCCGGCTCCGTGCCTGCGGCCACCAGCGGGGGGAGCGACGACTGGGCCGACTTCGCGGGCGCCCTGAGCCTGCCGGAAAGTGCGCCCGCGCCGCGCCCCGCGAGTGACGCGCCCCGGCAGCCGACCGAGTTTCTGACCGAGGTGTCGGAGGGCGCAGCGGTGACGACCAGGCCCCGCTCGACGGTCACGCAACAGATTCAGCTCGGGGCCCTGCTTCCGCTCGTCGTGTCGAGCACCCTGATGATGGGTGTGCTCGCGCTCAGCCTCCCGCGCATCCAGACTCGCCTCGTTCAGGACAACGCGCGCTCGCTGGCCTCGGTGGTGGCGTCGAACCTCAACGCTTCTTCCGCAGCGCAGCTCAAAGTGCAGCTCGAAAACGTCACCCGCGCGCCAGGGGTGAGCTTCGCGCGGGTCTCGCTGCCCGGCGGTGAGGCTTACCTCCGCGCCGATGGGGACCTCGACGGCGCCGCCCTCAAGAAGGTCCTCGACCCGTGGATCGCGAACGGCAAGTCCGCCGGCACCCTGAACGTCGGGGGTGAGCGTTACGTGGTCAGCCGGGTCTCGGTGGTGCGCGACGCACAAAACCAGGTGCTCGCGGTCCCGGTGGGTGAGGAGGCGGGCCGGACCGTCCTGCGCCGCGCCTCGGTCGGGCTCGTCGGCGCGCAGGCGGCCTCCGCGCTGAGCCAGACCCTGACGCTGCTCGCGCTGCTGACCCTCCTCGGTCTCGGCCTGGCGTGGTGGCTCGCCAACCTGGCGGCGCGGCGCATTACCGGTCCCCTGGAGCGGTTGGTGGAGGTGGCCCACGCCATCTCGCTCGGCGACCTGACCCGCCCGGTCCGGATGGAGCGCAACGACGAGATCGGTGACCTCGCGCAGGCGCTCGAACGCATGCGCCTGAGCCTCGAAGCCGCGATGGACCGCCTGCGCCGGCGCAAGCGCGGCTGA
- a CDS encoding pseudouridine synthase codes for MSERLHRRLARAGVASRRAAEDLIRAGRVSVNGVPASLGQSVTDADDIRLDGRLIEAEAVPKRTFALYKPRGYLTTAHDDRGRKTVLDAMPRVPGLHPVGRLDRDSEGLLLLTTDGDLTLTLTHPRYGHEKAYRAWTDGQPTETDLAALVDGITLDDGPAHAVSAFPAKGGAFVVLGEGRNRQVRRMLDHLGFPVGRLLRYRVGGLWLSNMEVGEYRELGGRDLHDLLHPGDVPGQVWEREWERIVKRWG; via the coding sequence ATGAGCGAGAGACTGCACAGGCGTCTCGCCCGCGCGGGGGTCGCCTCGCGCCGGGCCGCCGAAGACCTGATTCGCGCGGGGCGGGTCAGTGTCAACGGCGTGCCCGCCAGCCTCGGTCAGAGCGTGACCGACGCCGACGACATCCGCCTCGACGGGCGATTGATCGAGGCGGAGGCAGTGCCGAAACGGACCTTCGCGCTGTACAAGCCGCGCGGATACCTCACGACCGCGCACGACGACCGGGGCCGCAAGACGGTGCTGGACGCCATGCCGCGCGTGCCCGGCCTGCATCCGGTCGGGCGGCTCGACCGCGATTCCGAAGGGTTGCTGCTGCTGACCACCGACGGCGACCTGACGCTCACGCTGACGCACCCGCGCTACGGCCACGAGAAGGCCTACCGTGCCTGGACGGACGGGCAGCCTACCGAAACGGACCTCGCGGCCCTGGTGGACGGCATCACCCTGGACGACGGCCCGGCCCACGCCGTCAGCGCTTTTCCGGCCAAGGGCGGGGCCTTCGTCGTGCTCGGCGAGGGACGCAACCGTCAGGTGCGGCGGATGCTCGACCACCTCGGCTTCCCCGTTGGGCGCCTGCTGCGCTACCGCGTCGGCGGGCTGTGGCTGAGCAACATGGAAGTCGGGGAATACCGCGAACTCGGCGGGCGCGACCTGCACGACCTGCTGCACCCTGGAGACGTTCCAGGGCAGGTCTGGGAGCGCGAGTGGGAGCGCATCGTCAAGCGCTGGGGCTAA
- a CDS encoding DMT family transporter, whose translation MNGWGWLLVAGAFEIAFTTFLKLSQADSRYGVAFLVSVILSFECLSRAIKTLPLSTAYAIWTGIGAVGTVLMGVTVFGETLAPVQLLLLGLLIAVLIGLKLATPKAAGPS comes from the coding sequence GTGAACGGCTGGGGGTGGCTGCTCGTCGCCGGGGCCTTCGAGATCGCCTTCACCACCTTTCTCAAGTTGTCGCAGGCGGACTCCCGCTACGGCGTCGCCTTCCTGGTCAGCGTGATCCTGAGCTTCGAGTGCCTGTCGCGGGCGATCAAGACGCTGCCGCTGAGCACCGCCTACGCCATCTGGACCGGCATCGGCGCGGTCGGGACCGTCCTCATGGGGGTCACAGTCTTCGGGGAGACGCTCGCCCCGGTGCAGCTGCTGCTGCTCGGCCTCCTAATTGCCGTCCTGATCGGGCTCAAGCTGGCGACGCCCAAAGCCGCCGGGCCGTCCTGA
- a CDS encoding DMT family transporter: protein MLTGWTALLIAGIFEVGFTTALKLEQKNKNYVWLFIACAVVSFGFLEEAIKTIPLGTAYAVWTGIGAVGTTLVGIALFKDRVSPLSLALLGAATLLIVGLKVTS, encoded by the coding sequence ATGTTGACCGGTTGGACAGCGCTGCTGATCGCGGGAATCTTTGAAGTCGGTTTCACCACGGCGCTCAAGCTCGAGCAGAAGAACAAGAACTATGTCTGGCTGTTTATCGCGTGCGCCGTCGTCAGCTTCGGCTTTCTGGAGGAAGCGATCAAGACCATTCCGCTCGGCACCGCCTACGCCGTCTGGACCGGCATCGGGGCGGTCGGAACCACGCTGGTGGGCATCGCCTTGTTCAAGGACCGGGTGAGCCCGCTGAGCCTGGCGCTGCTCGGCGCGGCCACCTTGCTGATCGTCGGGCTCAAGGTGACTTCGTGA
- a CDS encoding TetR/AcrR family transcriptional regulator gives MPRIVDHDERRAELAEAVWALIRERGLAGVTLRHLSEKSGWSSGAIRHYLPNREAILNFAAGQVSERVERRLRALPLTADPRQNVLRLLRALLPLDEDSRRWTEVWLAFLGAAMTDPALAEAQGILYRDLNTVFKEVFGELKGLGLLPQHTPAQAATAAQGLLDGLCLHVLLGYVTPQEAEDTLERLVGGWLLPVSAPGV, from the coding sequence ATGCCCCGTATCGTGGATCACGACGAGCGCCGCGCCGAACTGGCCGAGGCGGTCTGGGCCCTGATCCGCGAGCGGGGGCTGGCCGGGGTCACCCTCCGGCACCTGAGCGAGAAAAGTGGGTGGTCAAGCGGCGCCATCCGCCATTACCTGCCCAATCGCGAAGCCATTCTCAACTTCGCCGCCGGGCAGGTCTCCGAGCGAGTCGAGCGGCGGCTGCGTGCCCTCCCCCTCACGGCAGACCCCCGCCAGAACGTGCTCAGGCTGCTGCGCGCCCTGCTGCCGCTCGACGAGGACAGCCGGCGGTGGACCGAGGTCTGGCTGGCCTTCCTCGGCGCGGCGATGACCGACCCGGCGCTCGCCGAGGCCCAGGGCATCCTGTACCGTGACCTCAATACGGTGTTCAAAGAAGTGTTCGGCGAACTGAAGGGGCTGGGCCTGCTGCCCCAGCACACCCCGGCCCAGGCCGCGACCGCCGCTCAGGGCCTGCTCGACGGCCTGTGCCTGCACGTCCTGCTCGGGTACGTCACGCCGCAGGAGGCCGAGGACACGCTCGAACGGCTCGTCGGCGGCTGGCTGCTTCCCGTCTCAGCGCCGGGCGTCTAA
- a CDS encoding DUF423 domain-containing protein yields MFGRTAIQTGALLAALGVALGAFAAHGLRARLDAAMLANFETGARYQMYAALALLVLGTLPGQTRAPALLLLGSVVFSGSLYVMALTGARWLGAVTPVGGALMIAGFVLAALDARR; encoded by the coding sequence ATGTTCGGACGAACCGCCATTCAGACAGGAGCCCTGCTCGCGGCGCTGGGGGTGGCCCTTGGCGCCTTCGCCGCCCACGGCCTCCGGGCGCGGCTTGACGCGGCGATGCTGGCCAATTTCGAGACCGGCGCGCGCTACCAGATGTACGCGGCGCTCGCCCTGCTCGTGCTCGGCACGCTGCCGGGGCAGACCCGCGCGCCCGCGCTGCTGCTGCTCGGCAGCGTGGTGTTCAGCGGCTCGCTGTATGTCATGGCCCTGACGGGTGCGCGCTGGCTTGGCGCGGTGACCCCGGTCGGCGGCGCGCTGATGATCGCGGGCTTCGTGCTCGCGGCGTTAGACGCCCGGCGCTGA
- the mraZ gene encoding division/cell wall cluster transcriptional repressor MraZ, with the protein MPFGEYPYTIDEKGRVVMPPAFREFVEDGMVLTRGMEGCLYVFPLSSWKRVEEQLEGLPLTDAESRAFVRFFYSGASKARLDNQSRVSVPHTLRTFAGLESDVIVAGAPGRLELWSPARWEAAIQAVQSHPPKPELLANFVA; encoded by the coding sequence TTGCCTTTCGGAGAATATCCCTACACGATTGACGAAAAAGGCCGCGTGGTGATGCCACCTGCATTTCGTGAGTTTGTGGAAGACGGGATGGTTCTGACGCGGGGGATGGAAGGTTGCCTGTACGTGTTTCCGCTGTCCAGCTGGAAACGGGTGGAGGAGCAACTGGAAGGTCTTCCTCTCACGGACGCCGAGTCGCGGGCGTTCGTTCGTTTTTTCTACTCCGGGGCAAGCAAGGCGCGGCTGGACAACCAGAGCCGGGTCTCTGTTCCCCACACCCTGCGCACCTTTGCGGGGTTGGAGAGCGACGTGATCGTGGCGGGGGCTCCTGGCCGACTGGAACTCTGGAGTCCGGCGCGCTGGGAAGCGGCCATTCAGGCCGTACAAAGCCACCCTCCCAAACCTGAACTTCTCGCCAACTTCGTGGCGTGA
- the rsmH gene encoding 16S rRNA (cytosine(1402)-N(4))-methyltransferase RsmH, translating to MTVPQGQRSLLQISDADPSPFSSPSLSHTPVLAAEVLAALAPAPGKVYVDGTLGGAGHTRLLLAAGAQVYGIDQDPYALERARAAELPGLTLLEGNYRDMNELLSAAGVTRVDGVLLDIGVSSFQLDDATRGFSYHTDAPLDMRMSQGGESAADVVNTLGEADLAALIYEYGEERHSRRIARFIVHAREKAPIETTVQLAELIKRAYPGFSKGIHPARRTFQALRIYVNDELGALRDGLRAAEGLLAPGGRLAVISFHSLEDRIVKRFLLGSDLLTPLTKRPVVASEEEQQANPRARSAKLRVAERRGADRDSSGPGGPEVGE from the coding sequence ATGACCGTACCCCAGGGACAACGCTCCCTTCTCCAAATTTCCGACGCTGACCCTTCACCCTTTTCTTCCCCTTCCCTGTCCCACACCCCCGTCCTGGCGGCTGAGGTGCTTGCCGCGCTCGCGCCGGCCCCCGGCAAGGTCTATGTTGACGGTACCCTTGGAGGCGCCGGGCATACCCGCTTGCTGCTCGCGGCAGGCGCGCAGGTGTACGGAATCGATCAGGACCCCTACGCCCTGGAGCGGGCCCGCGCAGCGGAGCTTCCGGGCCTGACGCTGCTTGAAGGCAACTACCGCGATATGAACGAGCTGCTGAGCGCGGCGGGCGTCACGCGCGTCGACGGCGTCCTGCTTGACATCGGAGTGAGCAGCTTTCAGCTCGACGACGCCACACGCGGTTTCTCGTACCACACCGACGCCCCGCTCGACATGCGCATGAGCCAAGGCGGCGAGTCGGCAGCGGACGTGGTGAACACGCTGGGCGAAGCTGACCTCGCCGCGCTGATCTATGAATACGGCGAGGAGCGGCACTCGCGCCGCATCGCCCGCTTCATCGTGCATGCGCGGGAAAAGGCGCCCATCGAGACGACGGTGCAGCTCGCCGAGCTGATCAAGCGGGCCTATCCCGGCTTCTCCAAGGGCATTCACCCCGCGCGCCGGACCTTCCAGGCGCTGCGAATCTATGTCAACGACGAACTCGGTGCACTGCGCGACGGCCTGCGCGCCGCCGAAGGGCTGCTCGCTCCCGGCGGGCGGCTGGCGGTGATCAGCTTTCACTCGCTTGAGGACCGGATCGTCAAGCGCTTCTTGCTCGGGAGTGACCTTCTCACCCCCCTGACCAAGCGCCCCGTGGTGGCGTCTGAAGAGGAGCAGCAGGCCAACCCCCGCGCCCGCAGCGCCAAGTTGCGGGTGGCTGAGCGGCGCGGCGCGGACCGTGACTCCTCTGGGCCCGGCGGGCCGGAGGTGGGCGAGTGA
- a CDS encoding peptidoglycan D,D-transpeptidase FtsI family protein, whose translation MELKIRNRSRVMQFIALAMFITLVWAYAQIEWGPPSSVREQQVTVRGSVLAADGSVLARTVDKKRLYPQGTLAGQVIGMLGDSGGLEGIERTFDEPLARGEDVQLTLDPQAQANVEAALARGVQTHQAEHGTVVMMETRTGRILAAATYPPFDPTNWRSVPGMQERVRNRAFLDAYEPGSIMKPLSVAAAVNDGLTSPGTVYTTPMSRFVGGRWGSTINDSVDHPPMLTTQQVLRYSSNVGMSHIVEGFTYERLRGYLADFGWGQEVKLSGAVTARGILKPLGDWNDLERATNSFGQGVSGTTLQMAAAYNTLANDGRYVAPRLIEGAPAGERRDVLRPASARIARTMMRNVVTEGKFASIDGYDIAGKTGTAQVPVPGGYSKTLFISTFAGFFPADEPRVTVAVMVYGAKGGAYQGSQVAAPIFREIASGMFSEWGTPPSTAAVPQEDK comes from the coding sequence ATGGAACTGAAGATCCGTAACCGTTCCCGGGTGATGCAGTTCATCGCGCTGGCGATGTTCATCACCCTGGTCTGGGCTTACGCGCAAATCGAGTGGGGGCCGCCGAGCAGCGTCCGCGAGCAGCAGGTGACCGTGCGCGGCAGCGTCCTCGCCGCCGACGGTTCGGTCTTGGCCCGCACGGTGGACAAGAAGCGTCTGTATCCGCAGGGCACCCTTGCCGGACAGGTGATCGGCATGCTCGGCGACTCGGGGGGGCTCGAAGGCATCGAGCGCACCTTCGACGAGCCGCTCGCGCGCGGCGAGGACGTGCAGCTCACCCTCGATCCGCAGGCGCAGGCCAACGTCGAAGCCGCCCTCGCGCGCGGGGTCCAGACGCACCAGGCCGAGCACGGCACGGTGGTGATGATGGAAACCCGCACCGGTCGCATCCTGGCCGCCGCCACCTATCCCCCCTTCGACCCGACCAACTGGCGCAGCGTGCCGGGCATGCAGGAGCGGGTTCGCAACCGCGCCTTTCTCGACGCGTACGAACCAGGCTCGATCATGAAACCGCTCTCGGTCGCCGCCGCCGTCAATGACGGGCTCACCAGCCCCGGCACGGTCTACACCACCCCGATGAGCCGCTTTGTGGGCGGGCGCTGGGGCAGCACCATCAACGACTCGGTCGACCATCCGCCGATGCTCACCACGCAGCAGGTGCTGCGCTACTCATCCAACGTGGGCATGTCGCACATCGTCGAGGGCTTTACCTACGAACGGTTGCGCGGTTACCTCGCCGACTTCGGCTGGGGCCAGGAGGTGAAGCTGAGCGGCGCCGTGACGGCCCGGGGCATCCTCAAGCCGCTGGGCGACTGGAACGACCTCGAGCGCGCGACCAACTCTTTCGGGCAGGGGGTCAGCGGCACGACCCTCCAGATGGCGGCGGCCTACAACACCCTCGCCAACGACGGGCGGTACGTCGCGCCGCGCCTGATCGAGGGCGCTCCCGCCGGCGAACGGCGCGACGTGCTGCGTCCAGCCTCGGCCCGGATCGCACGCACGATGATGCGCAACGTGGTCACTGAAGGCAAGTTCGCCAGCATCGACGGCTACGACATCGCCGGCAAGACCGGCACCGCGCAGGTCCCGGTGCCGGGCGGCTACTCCAAGACGCTGTTTATCAGCACCTTCGCCGGATTTTTCCCCGCCGACGAGCCGCGCGTGACCGTCGCCGTGATGGTCTACGGCGCCAAGGGCGGCGCGTACCAGGGCTCGCAGGTCGCCGCCCCGATCTTTCGCGAGATCGCGTCGGGCATGTTTTCCGAGTGGGGCACGCCGCCGAGCACCGCCGCTGTACCGCAGGAAGACAAGTAG
- a CDS encoding MBL fold metallo-hydrolase: MTWLKQRRIGEVTASSLTDGQFRLDGGAMFGSVPKVLWETVAPADLDNRISLRINPLLLQLGEHNVLIETGMWDRGGEKFETMYALERDETVFRGLREVGVEPDEIGLVINTHLHFDHCGRNTGLTGEPTFANARYVVQKQELHDAIHTHERSRASYIPDTFLPIEDAGLFDVVDGEAELLPGLSVLPLPGHNLGQQGVVLRSGGETLVYCADLIPTLAHAPYPYVMGYDLYPVTTLETRKRYLPQWFEERAVICTPHDPQTAFARLVETKRGFALEPLSD; encoded by the coding sequence GTGACGTGGCTCAAGCAGCGAAGGATCGGTGAGGTGACGGCCTCTTCCCTCACCGACGGACAGTTTCGACTCGACGGCGGCGCGATGTTCGGCAGCGTGCCCAAGGTGCTGTGGGAGACGGTGGCGCCCGCCGATCTCGACAACCGCATCAGCCTGCGGATCAATCCCCTGCTGCTCCAGCTTGGGGAGCACAACGTCCTGATCGAGACCGGCATGTGGGACCGGGGCGGCGAGAAGTTCGAGACGATGTACGCGCTTGAACGCGACGAGACGGTGTTCCGGGGGCTGCGCGAAGTCGGGGTGGAGCCGGACGAGATCGGGCTGGTGATCAACACCCACCTGCACTTCGACCACTGCGGGCGCAACACCGGGCTGACCGGCGAGCCCACCTTTGCCAACGCGCGTTACGTGGTGCAGAAGCAGGAGCTCCACGACGCCATCCACACCCACGAGCGCAGCCGGGCGAGCTATATCCCCGACACTTTCCTCCCCATCGAGGACGCCGGGCTCTTCGACGTGGTGGACGGCGAGGCCGAGCTGCTGCCGGGGCTGAGCGTGCTGCCGCTGCCGGGCCACAACCTCGGGCAGCAGGGCGTGGTACTGCGCTCGGGTGGCGAGACGCTGGTCTACTGCGCCGACCTGATTCCCACGCTCGCCCACGCGCCCTACCCCTACGTCATGGGTTACGACCTCTACCCGGTCACCACCCTGGAGACGCGCAAGCGCTACCTCCCGCAATGGTTCGAGGAGCGGGCCGTGATCTGCACGCCGCACGACCCGCAGACGGCGTTTGCGCGGCTCGTCGAGACGAAACGCGGCTTCGCGCTCGAACCGCTGAGCGACTAA